The Collimonas sp. PA-H2 genome contains a region encoding:
- a CDS encoding helix-turn-helix transcriptional regulator: MHTEPTAVLKTLSDPTRRAIFERLSRDGEMTVHALTDPSGVSQPAISKHLGALKLAGLVRGRRDGRETYYSAEPKALAPLIDWIEFYSTFWNSRFDRLETLLKRMDQ; the protein is encoded by the coding sequence ATGCACACAGAACCGACGGCTGTCCTAAAAACCTTGTCGGATCCAACCCGGCGCGCGATTTTCGAGCGCTTGAGCAGAGACGGTGAAATGACGGTGCATGCCTTGACCGATCCGTCCGGGGTATCGCAACCCGCCATTTCGAAGCACCTCGGCGCGCTCAAACTGGCCGGCCTGGTGCGAGGGCGGCGCGACGGACGCGAGACGTATTACAGCGCCGAACCGAAAGCGCTGGCGCCGCTGATTGACTGGATTGAATTTTATTCGACCTTCTGGAACAGCCGATTTGACCGCTTGGAAACCCTACTGAAGAGGATGGATCAATGA
- a CDS encoding SRPBCC domain-containing protein produces the protein MMQTDDTKTLIVEREMPHSLEKVWRALTQSPLIEEWLMQNDFKPVVGHRFDLRADWGVVECQVLAIEPNKALSYTWEALGLKSVVSWTLTPTSTGTHLRMEQSGFRPDQQQAYAGAKYGWQKFFASLERVAGGLA, from the coding sequence ATGATGCAGACCGACGACACCAAAACGCTGATCGTAGAGAGGGAAATGCCGCATTCCCTGGAAAAAGTCTGGCGCGCGCTGACGCAGAGTCCGCTCATTGAAGAATGGCTGATGCAGAACGATTTCAAACCTGTCGTCGGTCACCGTTTCGATCTTCGTGCCGACTGGGGCGTGGTTGAGTGTCAGGTTCTTGCGATTGAGCCGAACAAGGCGCTGTCTTACACGTGGGAAGCTCTGGGTCTCAAGAGTGTCGTCTCCTGGACTCTCACCCCGACCAGCACAGGAACCCACCTGCGCATGGAGCAGTCGGGCTTCCGGCCGGATCAGCAGCAAGCCTACGCCGGCGCCAAGTACGGCTGGCAGAAATTCTTCGCAAGCCTCGAACGCGTGGCGGGAGGCCTGGCGTGA
- a CDS encoding cytochrome b, with protein MSRGLASRYQPVLVALHWLLALLIIGLLCLGFFVLADMPNTNPKKLEILVWHMTGGICVLALMILRLLIRIRSARPATATSGSPLLDRLASMAHYSFYLIVFLIIASGWATGWFIRGVFQHPGELLPNNFTTFPTFQVHAVLATMLATLIAAHIAAALFHQFVLKDGLFRRMWFGRRTIVPAEK; from the coding sequence GTGAGCCGCGGCCTCGCCTCGCGCTACCAGCCCGTGCTGGTCGCGCTGCACTGGCTGCTCGCGCTGCTGATCATCGGTCTCCTATGCCTCGGCTTCTTCGTCCTTGCGGATATGCCGAATACCAATCCGAAGAAACTCGAGATCCTCGTGTGGCACATGACGGGTGGCATATGTGTGCTCGCATTGATGATCCTGCGCCTCCTCATCCGCATAAGGAGCGCCCGTCCGGCAACCGCAACCAGCGGTTCGCCCCTGCTGGACCGGCTGGCCTCCATGGCGCACTACAGCTTTTATTTGATCGTGTTCCTGATAATCGCCAGTGGCTGGGCCACCGGCTGGTTCATCCGTGGCGTGTTCCAGCATCCCGGCGAACTGCTACCCAACAATTTCACCACCTTCCCCACGTTCCAGGTCCATGCGGTCCTTGCAACCATGCTGGCGACTCTGATCGCCGCCCATATCGCGGCCGCACTGTTCCATCAGTTCGTATTGAAAGACGGTCTTTTCCGCCGCATGTGGTTTGGGCGACGCACCATCGTTCCGGCAGAAAAATAG
- a CDS encoding DUF1801 domain-containing protein: MKTSDTSQDLPASDLISKKIAGLGDWRGETLGRMRKLIKEADPDVIEEMKWGDTPVWSRDGIICTGESYKDKVKLTFIKGASLKDPAPLFNSSLDGNARRAIDIHEGEEVDESAFKALVHQAIALNSSGKSKPSKKAKS; encoded by the coding sequence ATGAAAACATCGGATACAAGCCAAGACTTGCCGGCATCGGACCTCATCTCAAAAAAAATAGCCGGACTCGGTGACTGGCGCGGCGAAACCCTTGGCAGAATGCGCAAACTCATCAAGGAAGCGGACCCGGATGTCATCGAGGAAATGAAATGGGGGGACACCCCGGTGTGGTCGCGCGACGGCATCATCTGCACTGGTGAATCCTACAAGGATAAGGTGAAACTCACCTTCATCAAAGGCGCGTCGCTGAAGGATCCGGCTCCTCTTTTCAACTCGAGTCTCGACGGAAACGCACGCCGCGCGATCGACATTCATGAAGGAGAAGAAGTCGACGAATCAGCCTTCAAGGCGCTAGTCCACCAGGCGATTGCTCTCAACAGTTCCGGCAAGTCGAAACCTTCGAAAAAAGCGAAGTCTTAG
- a CDS encoding DUF5076 domain-containing protein, with protein MKSEEKIFKQLPIPEPAIRDEDAVEMLRVWIAERKLHCSMKIGMHQESMNIPEEKAWGTILADAARHLANAMESRYLTDAAESLIKIRDVFIDELEDPSSDAEGDFVKKH; from the coding sequence ATGAAAAGCGAAGAAAAGATTTTTAAGCAACTTCCTATCCCTGAACCCGCAATACGCGACGAAGATGCGGTGGAGATGCTGCGAGTATGGATTGCTGAGCGCAAGCTACATTGCTCAATGAAGATTGGTATGCATCAAGAATCAATGAACATTCCGGAAGAGAAAGCATGGGGAACAATTCTTGCAGATGCTGCACGACACTTAGCCAACGCGATGGAGTCTCGCTATTTGACGGATGCGGCGGAGTCATTGATAAAGATTCGCGACGTATTTATTGATGAATTGGAGGATCCGAGTTCCGACGCGGAAGGGGATTTTGTAAAGAAACATTGA
- a CDS encoding DUF6434 domain-containing protein encodes MKFDWHGGMISPTTEIDSDYKNTQNVRRFLSSQCGTDFKFDRELMAYIRDGLAKNMGDVVDEWKRRRGRR; translated from the coding sequence ATGAAATTTGATTGGCATGGTGGGATGATATCGCCCACAACTGAAATCGATTCCGACTACAAGAACACGCAAAACGTTCGACGCTTTCTCTCCAGTCAGTGTGGGACGGATTTCAAATTTGACCGCGAACTGATGGCCTATATACGTGACGGACTTGCGAAGAATATGGGTGATGTAGTGGACGAATGGAAGCGCCGCCGTGGACGTCGGTAA
- a CDS encoding GNAT family N-acetyltransferase yields MKLKMEKSPKSHLFPGKKRQAQSCKLMNGRRIAAKCGRSSFCKWRTTLENGQCAFNQMATAEAWARGWTLTRGKPRPVNQTYGCKIDLGAPDHLERHVVSNFDAQALRELSSSLTVPGTWLKVCASPEMVTPFLRDIWTVQPLEYLMAATLRKDAIIARDDYQLSIRTSSAVTDAELRSKDGQLAARGRVAQSNGFAIFDQIVTEPEHQRKGLGRIVMGALSNVSIAGGSKIGVLVATEDGRALYKTIGWTIVSLVTAAVIG; encoded by the coding sequence ATGAAGTTGAAGATGGAAAAATCGCCAAAGTCACATTTATTTCCGGGAAAAAAACGCCAGGCGCAAAGTTGTAAGCTGATGAATGGCCGACGCATCGCGGCCAAATGTGGTCGATCGTCTTTTTGCAAATGGAGAACAACATTGGAAAATGGTCAGTGCGCGTTTAACCAGATGGCCACTGCAGAAGCATGGGCGCGTGGATGGACCCTTACGAGGGGGAAACCTCGTCCCGTAAATCAAACGTATGGATGCAAAATTGACTTAGGCGCGCCCGACCACCTCGAGCGCCATGTAGTAAGCAATTTCGATGCGCAAGCTTTGCGCGAGCTATCCAGCAGCTTAACGGTTCCAGGGACATGGCTTAAAGTCTGCGCCAGCCCAGAAATGGTAACGCCTTTTCTTCGTGATATCTGGACGGTTCAGCCGCTTGAGTATTTGATGGCTGCGACATTGCGCAAAGACGCCATCATTGCACGCGATGACTACCAGCTATCAATTCGCACAAGTAGTGCGGTCACCGATGCTGAGCTCAGGAGCAAAGACGGACAATTAGCCGCGAGGGGACGTGTAGCTCAAAGCAATGGCTTTGCAATCTTTGACCAAATAGTGACCGAGCCTGAACATCAAAGAAAGGGACTGGGGCGGATTGTCATGGGAGCACTGAGCAATGTTTCGATTGCCGGCGGATCAAAAATAGGCGTACTTGTCGCCACTGAAGATGGTCGTGCGCTGTATAAGACGATTGGCTGGACGATTGTTTCCCTGGTCACTGCAGCGGTCATCGGGTAG
- a CDS encoding nuclear transport factor 2 family protein, whose translation MKNIFKSLIYAPLTFRALTMSQSASAIEMNSAEEIVQKQLAAYNARDMDAFLATYADEVELFGFPNTPSAKGKDEMRKRYTVRFSDTLLHCVIVKRIVMGDTVIDHERIRVTLPEGPGVMEAIAIYEVEDGKIAKVTFISGKKTPGAKL comes from the coding sequence ATGAAAAATATATTCAAATCGCTCATCTACGCCCCATTGACTTTTCGCGCTTTAACGATGTCTCAGTCTGCATCAGCTATCGAGATGAACTCTGCCGAGGAAATCGTCCAGAAACAACTCGCTGCCTACAATGCGCGCGACATGGATGCTTTCCTTGCCACGTATGCGGACGAGGTCGAGCTTTTCGGATTTCCGAACACACCGTCGGCGAAGGGCAAGGACGAAATGCGCAAGCGCTATACGGTACGCTTCAGCGATACGCTTTTGCATTGCGTCATCGTAAAGCGCATCGTCATGGGAGATACCGTCATCGACCATGAGCGCATTCGCGTCACCCTGCCCGAAGGCCCGGGTGTCATGGAGGCGATTGCGATTTATGAAGTTGAAGATGGAAAAATCGCCAAAGTCACATTTATTTCCGGGAAAAAAACGCCAGGCGCAAAGTTGTAA
- a CDS encoding MFS transporter has protein sequence MNDLKTAATFLDSIPTDTSVRRRSLIAACSAHAIHDGLTDLIYVLLPIWQTQFSISYALVGLLRGSYSGMMAGFQLLASRLAKRWGRERMLVGGTALAGVAYLIAGQAGGLTVLLIALLLGGLGASTQHPLASSIVTDTHEAGGGVKEALAQYNFAGDVGKTLIPGLVGLSLVVVSWQTSVTLMGLLGLAAAGLLWWLMPARLESASENSKAAKASTGTGSASGLRALLLTGTLDSAVRMGFLTFLPFLLKNKGAGTAGIGLALSLLFVGGAFGKLLCGYLGARIGMMKTVWLTESATSLLILLAVWLPLAGMMAMLPLLGLALNGTSSVLYGVVPELAGAGKREQTFALFYTGTIGGGALSPVLFGRLGDVAGVPVAVITLAAILLFTLPLSWQVQKGLDS, from the coding sequence ATGAACGATCTGAAAACCGCAGCGACTTTCCTTGATTCAATCCCCACCGATACGTCCGTCCGCCGCCGTTCCCTGATAGCCGCTTGCAGCGCGCACGCAATACATGACGGCCTGACCGACCTCATCTATGTGTTATTGCCGATCTGGCAGACGCAATTTTCCATCAGCTACGCCTTGGTGGGACTGTTGCGCGGATCCTATTCAGGCATGATGGCCGGCTTCCAGCTGCTCGCGAGCAGGCTGGCAAAGCGCTGGGGGCGAGAACGCATGCTGGTGGGAGGAACGGCGCTGGCTGGCGTCGCATACCTGATCGCCGGCCAGGCCGGAGGCTTGACCGTACTGCTGATTGCGCTTTTGCTGGGCGGGTTGGGAGCCAGTACCCAGCACCCGCTGGCGTCCTCGATCGTCACCGATACGCACGAGGCAGGCGGCGGAGTCAAAGAAGCGCTGGCGCAATACAATTTTGCCGGTGACGTTGGCAAGACGCTGATACCGGGATTGGTGGGCTTGTCGCTCGTTGTCGTCAGCTGGCAGACCAGTGTTACGTTGATGGGGCTGCTAGGCCTGGCCGCGGCCGGCCTGCTGTGGTGGCTTATGCCGGCACGGCTCGAGTCGGCATCCGAGAACAGCAAAGCCGCCAAGGCAAGCACTGGAACCGGCTCGGCCAGCGGGCTACGCGCGCTGCTGCTGACCGGTACTTTGGACAGCGCAGTCCGGATGGGATTTCTCACCTTCCTGCCATTCCTGTTGAAAAACAAAGGCGCTGGCACGGCTGGCATCGGTTTGGCGCTGTCGCTATTGTTTGTTGGCGGCGCGTTCGGCAAGCTGCTTTGCGGCTATCTGGGGGCGCGCATCGGCATGATGAAAACGGTGTGGCTCACAGAGTCCGCCACATCGCTGCTGATCCTGCTGGCGGTGTGGCTGCCGCTTGCCGGAATGATGGCAATGCTGCCGCTGCTGGGACTCGCCTTGAACGGGACGTCTTCGGTACTGTATGGCGTGGTGCCGGAATTGGCCGGCGCCGGTAAGCGCGAGCAGACTTTCGCGCTGTTCTATACCGGCACCATAGGCGGCGGGGCGCTATCACCAGTGTTGTTTGGCCGGCTGGGCGATGTCGCTGGAGTCCCCGTTGCCGTGATAACGTTGGCGGCGATCCTGCTGTTCACGTTGCCATTGTCGTGGCAGGTGCAGAAAGGCTTGGACAGCTGA
- a CDS encoding DUF427 domain-containing protein — protein MMSKAVKIPGPDHPISITPNAARVVVTLGGRVIADTRKALTLQEAAYPAVQYIPREDVDMTLLERTEHATYCPYKGDCAYYSIPSGGERSVNAVWSYEAPYAAVKGIKNYLAFYPGRVDAIEERQG, from the coding sequence ATGATGTCCAAGGCTGTCAAAATTCCTGGCCCCGATCATCCCATCTCGATTACGCCCAACGCGGCGCGCGTCGTCGTCACCCTCGGCGGCCGCGTCATTGCCGATACGCGCAAGGCCTTGACGCTGCAAGAGGCGGCTTACCCCGCTGTCCAGTACATTCCGCGCGAGGATGTCGACATGACGCTGCTGGAACGGACAGAGCACGCTACCTACTGTCCGTACAAGGGCGACTGCGCTTACTACAGCATCCCATCCGGCGGCGAGCGCTCGGTCAATGCGGTTTGGTCTTACGAGGCTCCCTATGCGGCAGTCAAGGGCATCAAGAATTACCTGGCTTTTTATCCCGGGCGGGTTGATGCGATAGAAGAGCGCCAGGGCTGA